ACAGTTAAACTTGGTATTGGAGGCTTCAGCATGGGTGCTGCTACCGCACTCTACTCAGCAACTTGCTTTGCACAGGGAAAATATGGAAATGGAAACCCTTACCCTGTCAACTTGAGGGCTGTCATAGGTCTCAGTGGGTGGCTTCCTGGTTCCAGGTGTgcaaatcatttttcaaactatATATAGCTCTGTtgattctctcttttttttccctcCCTTTTCTGCTAGAGGATAATATGGTTTATCACATGACTTAGGCTGGCGAAACTAGTAATTTCTTCAAGggtattcaaatttaaaaaaagtgaaaaaaatttacgacaaagggtgttcaatatgtgttatatacctctaaaacgtaatattttacctatgTATACAGTGCAATTTTCGACGAATGGTATTCAGTTGACCACCTTTATAAccatgtggcttcgccactgGCCCTAGGTATTGAGCCAAATTTATGTCCATTAATAGTGCGGAATATATTCTATTAAGTTAGTTTCTTGAATTATAAAAGCTTTTACTACAAAAAGGAGAGGGAAGGAAGAGTCATTTAAAAACTCTTTTCTCctgtgtttttcttttcttttctttttttgctctACAAAACAAAAGTACTTTGGAGTTAACTACTGATATTCTGCAGGAATGTGAGGAACAAGATTGAAGGATCGCATGAGGCTGCAAGATGTGCTGCATCTTTGCCCATTCTACTCTATCATGGAAAATGTATGCACTTCACTTGCAAATTTTGGTTTTAAAACCTTGTGAGTTCTTATGAATAAGGCTATCTTAACCTTTATCGAAAACAACTtctctactccctcggggtagaggtaaggtctacgtacacactaccctccccaaatctcacttgtgggattttactgggttattgttgttgctatCTTAACCTTGCTCCAAAGAGGCCTCTTGATGTTTTCAGCTATTAGTGCAAATTGACTAATGTAACTCATATGAAGTATGTACAATGTCAACCTCCATATCCATCTTACACTATTATTTGTACTTGTTAGGCGATGAAGTTGTTCCTTATAGATATGGAGAGAGGGCTTACCATGTCTTGAGCTCAGCTGGATTCAGGAATCTTCAATTCAAAGCCTATGACGGGTAACCCTTCTTTTTCTCTCGCAACAAAATTGTACTTCTCACGATTTAAGAAAGAGTTGTCTAAATTACACCAACTTATTCGCGATCTGCAGGCTAGGCCATTACACAGTGCCAAAGGAAATGAGTGAGGTTTGTAATTGGTTAACTGTAAGGCTTGGACTTGAAGGTTCACGACGATAAACACTACATAACAAATATTTCATGTTCAACATATATAgctgaagaaaaaaagaagagccTTGGTATATTATACAGTGTATGAGGTCTGTAATTGGTTAAGTACAAGGCTTGAACTTCAGAGTTCCTGATTGATAAATTGAAGTCCATCACAAAGATTCGTCATCAGAATGAATAGCTGATGATAAATGCATTGGAAAGAAGTAACAGAGAGGAGTACACAGTTTTCATATAGTT
This DNA window, taken from Nicotiana tabacum cultivar K326 chromosome 15, ASM71507v2, whole genome shotgun sequence, encodes the following:
- the LOC107812511 gene encoding uncharacterized protein LOC107812511 isoform X2, with the protein product MSYMNPSMGSGSRTARRTLEFGRTYVVRPKGKHQATIIWLHGLGDNGSSSSQLLESLSTPNIKWICPTAPTRPVAMLGGFPCTAWFDAGELSDDTTDDLEGLEASVAHIANLLSTEPADVKLGIGGFSMGAATALYSATCFAQGKYGNGNPYPVNLRAVIGLSGWLPGSRNVRNKIEGSHEAARCAASLPILLYHGKCDEVVPYRYGERAYHVLSSAGFRNLQFKAYDGLGHYTVPKEMSEVCNWLTVRLGLEGSRR